The Dendropsophus ebraccatus isolate aDenEbr1 chromosome 6, aDenEbr1.pat, whole genome shotgun sequence nucleotide sequence cctgaaggcagatttttagaaaaTCTTCTGGTTGAAAAataagaccaaacacaggaattctggcttGTGCAGAGTCTCACGGCTCAATGCGTTCATCAGTCACATGATTGCCTTGTCTGTGAgtactcagatgacctgggaaacagtggacttaggctggattcacactgcgttttcagcatacttttaacggatccgatttttttaacggacaaaaaaatagtgtcagcaacttatgatccattttttttttataatggaagtcaatggaaaaacggatgcacacaaatgcatccgctttttgcaatccgtttttcatcctttttttttgcaaaaaaacgggtgaaaaaaactgattgcaaaaacgcagtgtgaacccagccttactgtttttggactctatggggaaaaaaaacctgtCAGAACACAGTGcatattttccatgataacaaaaacaaaacaaattaaaaaaaatgtatattgccaccttgctttatttcacagctACTGTTgttttcgattttgaaagttattacaAGCATATGTCAATGCCTGTAATGTTATGTTATTTTATAAATGTTAAGGCTATTAGAAAGCATATTACACATgacaattaaaaaagaaaaaaaaataggtccGGTTGTGAAATGCTTAAAGCAACCCAAATAATCTTACATGCTTTGACTTTATTATTCAATAATATGCCAGCATTTACTTTATATTTACTCATAATTATAAGGGTGCCTATCCTACTCTTTCCTTTAATTTGTCACCATATTTATGCTGCCTTCTCTGGGGAATGAGGTCAACAAAACCTGGTGACAGGAACCCTAATTAAAAGGCTATCTTACTTTTCTCTATATGTGCCATACATCTGATAAAACCACTTTAACCACTGCAAACTACTTTAAAAAGCGCaagctaaggctgcattcacacattccgtgttctgcacagaatacagacgtggaatgcctgtaacggactctcccctgcccgggcagcatctgtaattagatgctgggagtgggggaactgtacaagtatgcgctgcgctgtaatgacagcaccacgcGGCTGATTCATCTAAGCATAAAATACCACAGCCATAGAATATAggcatgctcattattttctgcagccacagttcaacaatggctgtagtgtactgtatactgtgcgtatacactgcggccattgcattgaaatcaatgcaaacgtATTGATCTCATGAACAACGGatattctttaggctatgttcacactacgattaACATGTTAATCCGCCGGCCGTCAAGCTGCATTCaccatgttcctgcagccgatacctctgtatcgccAGCAGGAAAGTTCTttcttttacaattgacttgcgggcactgaAATTGACTTGCGAGCCTTTCACTGAAAAGAATGACCGTTGTTAAttaatttaatacattgtgtgagcatggccttaAATTAAATGGAatattcaattaaagacacatcgaAAGTGCAATCAGTCTACTtgaacagccatcattgtaatgtTGGGCATTTAAAATGAGGTATGTAATTTTGAACTAAAAATTACGcaaatgtttcttttttaaaaaaaggaaaaacctcatgtaaacatggcctaaaagatACTGTGcaatttttaacataaaaaatttaatttgaatTGTAAATTGAATTTCACTCACAATTGCTTTGCAGAGACTTCAGCAAAAAAACCCGAAGAACCAACAGAACCCCAAAAAAGACAGAAACTGCCGGCAGATCATAAAAAAGGTAAACATAAACAACAACTTTATCTAATATGACATATGATTATGAAGTACAATATAACAACCTAAAATTTTTTCCTAAATGCATATACCAAAATATAATATTAACAGCCAACAGACCAAAACAAACAACATGAATTGTATGCAAAAGTTAAGAAAGGTAAAAACTAATAGCATAAGTAGAATTAGCCAACATTCCTTAAGCACATATGCCAAAATGTAATATTGTtattacaaaacaaaaaataagttatcaaatcaacaggtgtctaATTAATAAATTATTTCCAGTATAtattagatgctgtatgtcctgcaggaagtggtgtattatttctggtctgacaaagtgctctgctgccacctctgtccatgtaaggccAGAGCGGTACTAAACCCCTGTATAAAACCTCCTCAGCATGGGACAGTTCCTGTtaggaacagaggtggcagcagagagcactgtgtcagtctggaaagaaaacaccacttcctgcagggcatacagcagctgataaatactgaagactaaaggatttttaaatagaagtaattcacaaattttaaatttttctagACAGCTATAGCCAGctaattttttaaacattttttccccCCTCGGGAGTACCCATTTAACAGAATATTTGTTCTTAAATAATAATTTACTTATTTTGCAATTTAATCTCAAATACAAATATCTAAAAAATGATGCAAATGCATTTCACAGGCATTCAAATTAAAAAACATGATGAATCAGCAGAACCTAAGAAGACACTAGAAAAGCGAGTAGAATCTAAAAAAGGTACACATCAATGCAACTATCTGATATGACAAAGGGTAACAAATTAGCCTTGTTCTTGATAAATATTTTACCTATTttaccttatggctatgttcacacaacgtttttttcagctccgtttaaaactacgtccattattttgaggctaaaataatggactttttttagcagcctgcctccccttagtgcaatgactgatgtttgcacaatattttagtttggagttactaattgccctttgggtgggtcttaatttaaaagtccatttaatttaatagtaaaactggagaaagaacggttacaaaagaaggactatgtgtgaacaactaataaaaaatgtccgctgtttggaaaagacgtccgaaaataatgttcatgttcattattttgacgtccgcggcaaaaacgtttTCAATGCAtcgtgtgcataggacgtccgtctttccattgacttcaatgcaattgcattgaagtcagttaaattgctgcaaaaacggatgtttttaaatagcgaaatcggatgttttttctccatttttgaagttgtgtgaacatagcctatgagttCAAATATCAAAATACAACACTTATGAAAAATAACTTTGCAGGAACCCCAATAAAAAAACATGAGCCAACAGAACCCAAGAAAAAAATTGAGGAGTCAACAGAAACCAAGAAAATGCATGACAAGCCAACAGAACTTAAGAAAAAACTTGAAACACCAAAAGAACCCAAGAAGCAACATGAAGAGACAGCAGAACTTAAGAAAAAACATGAAGAGTCGGAAATACCCAAAAAGAAACACAAAGAGACAACAAAGCTCCAGAAGAAACTTGAAGAGTCAATAGATACCAAGAAAAGGGTTGAGCAGTCAAAAGAAGCCAATATAACACATGGAGAGCCAATAGAACCCAAGAAAAAGCATGACAAGCCAGCAGAATCTAAAAAGAAACTTGTAGAGCCAACAGCATCCAAGAAATATGAAGAGACAACAGAAACAAAGAAAAAGCACGACATGCCAACAGAACCAAAGAAAAAACATAGAGAGCCAAGAGAATCCATGAAGAAACATGAACAGCCATCAGAACCCGAAAAGAAACACAAAGAACCAACAGAACCCAAAAAGAAACATGAAGAACCAACAGAACCCAAGAAGAAACATGAGGACCCAACAGAACCCCAGAAAAAACATGAAGGGCCAAGAGAACCTAAAAAGAAACACAAAGAACCGATAGAACCCAAGAAGGAACATGAGGAGCCAACAGAAGCAAAGAAAAAACATGAGGTGCCAACAGAACCAAAACAAAAACATGAGGAGCCAAAAAAAGCCAAGAAAACACATGATGAGctaacagaaacccagacaaaaCAGGAAGCACCAACAGAACGTATAAATAAACATGAAGTGGAAAAAAACCCCAAAGTGAAACATGAAGAGTCAAAAGAAATCAAGAGAACAGTTGAAGCAACATCAAAACCTAAGAAGAAGCATGATGAACTAGCCAAACCCAAGCAAAAACTTGACATGCCAACAGTAACTAAGAAAAAACATGAAGAGCCAACAGAACACAAGAAAAAGCATGATAAGCCAGAAGAACCTAAGAAAGGTAAAGTACAAAAATATTATCTGAGTTGCCATAACATTTATTATTACTTAAACTACATTACTGTGTAAGCACAATTGTAATTCAAACTATCATTTTAGACATCCCAGGAGAAAAATATGAGCCAACTGAAGTCAAGAAAAAACATGAAGAGCAAACAGAAGCCAAGAAAGGTAAACCCTGTTAACTTTATGTGACTTGACACAATATGTTTTTCTTAAATAGCATTATTATGAAAGCTTATATGCCAAAGCATGCAAATAATGCAAAATCACTCTGCAGACACTCCAATACAAAAACATGAAGAGACAACAGAACCCAAGAAAAAAGAAGTGGAGCCAACAAAATCTAAAACGGAACATGAAGAGCCAGTACAGCCCAAGAAAAAACATAAAGAGCCAGTAGATCTTAAAAAGAAACATGAAGAGCAAGTACATCCCAAGAAAAAACATGAAGAGCCAACAGAAACCAAGGAAAAACATGATGAATCAGCAGAATCTAAGAAGGAACATGAAAAGCCAATAGAACCCAAGAAGAAACATGACAAGCCACCAGAGCATAAGAAGAAACATGACAAGCCAGTAGAATCTAAAAAGAAACAAGATTCAATCCAAGAAAAACAACCTAAGAAAAAAAGTGAGGGGGCAAAAGAACCTAAGCAAAAGCATGACGAGCAAATAGAACCCCAAAAAAGTGATGAAGAGCCAACAGAAACCAAGAAAAAACATGAAGAGCCAAAACTATTTGAGAAAAAACATGAAGAGACAACAGAACCCAAGCAAAAACATAAAGAGCCAACAGAGACAAAGAAAAAACATAAGCCAACAGAACCTGTGAGGAAATATGACGAGTCAATAGAACCCAAACAAAAACATGTAGAGACAAAAGAAATCAAGACAACACATGCCAAAACAATAGAAACAAAGAAGAAACATGATGAGCCAGCAGAATCTAAAAAGGAATGGGAAGAGACAATAGAACCCAAGCAAAAACATGACAAGCCAACAGAAACCAAGAAAAAAGATGAAGCACCATCACAACCTAAGAAAACACATCAAGAGCATACAGAGACAAAGAAAAAACATGATGAGCAAACAGAACCTAAAGAGGAACATCAAGTGCTAATGGAACCCAAGCAAAAACATGAGGAGGCAAAAATATTCAAGAAAACACATGCAGAGCCAATAGAAACTAAGAAGAAACTGGAAGAGCCAGCAGAATCTAAAAACAAACCTGTAAAGCCAATAGAACCCAAGGAGAAACATGAAAAACCAAAGGAACCTATAAAAAGTCATAAACAGCCAACAGAACCCAAGCAAAAACATGAAGAGACAAAAGAATTCAACAGAACACATGCAGAGCCAATAAAAATGAAGAAACATGATGAGCCAGCAGAACCTAAAAAGGAACATGACAAACCAGTAGAATTTAAAGAGAAATCTGAAGAACCAATAGATCCCAAGAAAAAACATGAAGAGCCAATAGAACCTAAGGAAAAACATATCGAACTAGTAGAACCCAAGAAAAAACACGAGGAGCCAAAACAACATAAGGAAATACAAGAGGCAAAAGAACTCAAGCAAAAACATGAAAAGCCAAAAGAACCCAAAGAAACATATGAAAGGCCAACAGAAGCCAAGAAAAAGCACAATGAGCCCATACAACCTAAAAAAGAACATGGAGAGCCAATAGAACCCAAGCAAAAGCATGAAGAGCCAATAGAATTCAAACAAAAACATGTAGAGCCAGAAGAATTCAAGAGAACACATGCAATGACATCCGAAACAAAAAAACATGATGAGCCAGTAGAACCTGAAAAAGAGTATGAAGACCCAATTGAACCCAAGAAAAAACATGAAGAGCCAACAGAAACTaagaaaaaacatgaaaaaccaaAACAACCTGAGAAAAAACATGAGAAATTAGAAGATTCCAAACAAAAACACGATAAGCCAAAAGAACACGAGAAAACACATGACAAGCCAACAGAAACCAAGAAAAAACAAGAAGCAGCTGAATCTAAAAAGGAACATGATCAGCTAGCAAAACGTAAACTGGAACATAAAGAGCCAATAGAACCCAAGGAAAAACATGAAGAGCCAAAAGAACACAAGAAAACACATCAAGAGCTCAAAGATACAAAGAAAAAACATGACGAGACAAAACAACAGAAGGAAAAACACGAGACAAAAGAACCCAAGGAAAAATATAAAGAGGCAAAAGAACCCAAGCAAAAACATGAAGAGCCAACAGAAACCAAGGAAAAACATGATGAGCCAGCAAAACCCGAAAAGGAACATGAAGAGCCAAAAGAACCCAAGCCAAAACATAAAGAGGTAAAAGATTTTAAGAAAACTCATGCAAAGCCAAAAGAAACCAAGAAAAAACATGATGAgccaacaaaaaataaaaaggagcATGAAGAGCCAATAGAAACCAAGCAAAAACACAAAGAGCcaatagaaacaaaaaaagaacacgATGAACCAGCAAAACCAAAAAAGGAACATGAAGAGCCAAAAGAATCCAAGCAAAAACTTGAAGGGCCAACAGAAACCAAGAAAAAACACGATGAGCCAGCAAAATCTAAAATAGGACATGAGGAGCCAAAAGAACCCCAGCAAATACACGAAGAGCCAATAGAAACCAAGAAAAAACATGATGAGCCAGCAAAATTTAAAACAGGACATGACGAGCCAAAAGAACCCAAGCAAAAACATGAAGAGCCAATAGAAACCAAGAAAAAACATGATGGGCCAGCAAAACCTAAAAAGGAACATGAAGAGCCAATAAAACTCAAGCAAAAATATGATGAGCCAGCAAAATCTAAAAAGGAACATGAAGAGCCAAAAGAACCCAAACCAAAACAAGAAGAGCCAATAGAAACCAAGAAAAAAGATGATGAGCCAGCAAAATCTAAAAAGGAACATGAAGAGCCAAAAGAACCCAAACCAAAACAAGAAGAGCCAATAGAAACCAAGAAAAAGGATGATGAGCCAGCAAAATCTAAAAAGGAACATGAAGAGCCAAAAGAACCCAAACCAAAACTAGAAGAGCCAATAGAAACCAAGAAAAAAGATGATGAGCCAGCAAAATCTAAAAAGGAACATGAAGAGCCAAAAGAACCCAAACCAAAACAAGAAGAGCCAATAGAAACCAAGAAAAAGGATGATGAGCCAGCAAAATCTAAAAAGGAACATAAAGAGGCAAAAGAACCCAAACCAAAACTAGAAGAGCCAATAGAAACCAAGAAAAAAGATGATGAGCAAGCAAAATCTAAAAAGGAACATGAAGAGCCAAAAGAACCCAAACCAAAACAAGAAGAGCcaatagaaacaaagaaaaaagatgATGAGCCAGCAAAATCTAAAAAGGAACATGAAGAGCCAAAAGAACCCAAACCAAAACTAGAAGAGCCAATAGAAACCAAGAAAAAAGATGATGAGCCAGCAAAATCTAAAAAGGAACATGAAGAGCCAAAAGAACCCAAATCAAAACAAAAAGAGCCAATAGAAACCAAGAAAAAAGATGATGAGCCAGCAAAATCTAAAAAGGAACATGAAGAGCCAAAAGAACCCAAACCAAAACAAGAAGAGCCAATAGAAACCAGGAAAAAAGATGATGAGCCAGCAAAATCTAAAAAGGAACATGAAGAGCCAAAAGAACCCAAACCAAAACTAGAAGAGCCAATAGAAACCAAGAAAAAAGATGATGAGCAAGCAAAATCTAAAAAGGAACATGAAGAGCCAAAAGAACCCAAATCAAAACAAAAAGAGACAATAGAAACCAAGAAAAAAGATGATGAGTCAGCAAAATCTAAAAAGAAACATGAAGAGCCAAAAGAACCCAAACCAAAACAAGAAGAGCCAATAGAAACCAAGAAAAAAGATGTTGAGCCAGCAAAATCTAAAAAGGAACATGAAGAACCAAAAGAACCCAAACCAAAACTAGAAGAGCCAATAGAAACCAAGAAAAAAGGTGATGAGCCAGCAAAATCTAAAAAGGAACATGAAGAGCCAAAAGAACCCAAATCAAAACAAGAAGAGCCAACAGAAATTAAAAAGGAGCATGAAGAGCCAAAAGAACCCAAGCAAAAACATGAAGGGCCaacagaaacaaagaaaaaacacgATGAGCCAGCACAATCTAAAACAGGACATGACAAGCCAAAAGAATCCAAGCAAAGACATGAAGAGCCAATAGAAACCAAGAAAAAACATGATGAGCCAGCAAAACCTAAAAAGGAACATGAAGAACCAAAAGAACCCAAACCAAAACTAGAAGAGCCAATAGAAACCAAGAAAAAAGGTGATGAGCCAGCAAAATCTAAAAAGGAACATGAAGAGCCAAAAGAACCCAAATCAAAACAAGAAGAGCCAACAGAAATTAAAAAGGAGCATGAAGAGCCAAAAGAACCCAAGCAAAAACATGAAGGGCCaacagaaacaaagaaaaaacacgATGAGCCAGCACAATCTAAAACAGGACATGACAAGCCAAAAGAATCCAAGCAAAGACATGAAGAGCCAATAGAAACCAAGAAAAAACATGATGAGCCAGCAAAACCTAAAAAGGAACACGAAGAGCCAATAGAACTTAAGCAAAAACATGATGAGCCAGCAAAATCTAAAATGGAGCACAAAGAGCCAAAAGAACCCAAACCAAAACACGAAGAGCCAAAAGAAACCAATAAAAAAGACGATAAGCCAGCAAAGTCTAAACCAGGACATGGCGAGCCAAAAGAATCCAAGCAAAAACATGAAGAGCCAACAGAAACCAAGAAAGAACAAGATGAGCCAGCAACACCTAAAAAGGCACATGAAAAGCCATCTGAACCCAAACAAAAGCATGAACAACCAAAAGAATTGAACAAAACACATGCAGAGCCaacagaaaagaagaaaaaacatgaaGAGCCAGCAGAATCCAAGAAAAAGTATGCAGAGCCAATAGAACCAAAGAAGAAACATGAGGAGCTGATAAAACTTACAAAGACACATACAGAGCTAGTTAAACCCATGAAACCACATGATGAGCCTAAGCCAATAGAATCTAAACCTAAAGAAATAATACAACCCAAGAAAACGCCTGAAGAGAAGAAGGAACTGAAGACAAAACATGAATTACCCACTGAACTGGAGCACGGTAAGATGTTATATGATCTGTAGAAATAAACAAACCTTGACcatgcttgggtttgtccaaacatATGTGTGCAAAATTTAATAACCGGTGGCGGAAGAAGTTGGGTGAACCTTTAGagagttataaaaaaaacatggatacagccataggccaaaggctgtatccttgttttccaggcagccatagAGCTGAATTAACAGCAAGATCCCTAACACCTGTCCATTCATTTTGTAttcttcattgaagtcaatgtaaaataTCTGCAATAGCAGCACAGCATTTCTGTCAGCAATATTGACATGCTGTTGATTGGAAATCCGCATTGTAAGTTCTGCATGGATTTCATACATTTTCCAACAgcatgtggatttttttttacatttgcttaCATGTGGCCTTACCTTTAAAGAAGTTTAGAACAGTGTAACTTCCCCCCTTAGGCCTAAGATACAGGGACCTATCACTGACTTCTGTGCTGAATACCTAGCCACCCATATCAACGCATTGAAAACACTCATCATGAAATTATCTCCCAGTCCCCGAGTAGTATTGATCCCATACACTCAAACATTTGCTCTACACTCTTCAGATTTTCACCTAGTAaaagaggaagaagtctccaggCTTCTCTCTTCCCCTTGCCTTGCTACCTACATTAGTGACCTTGTTCTCCCGCACCTCTCCAacaaggaacgaggagcaagtgagcaataacctgacaggtcggcactccctTGCTCCTTATATTGGGCCATGTAACAGGGACCTTAGTTCTAATTCACTTTTTGAATATACCTCTTCAAACTATCATAATTATCATCATTAAGGCGTGCTATGACttagtaatatactgtacattttgcAGCAAGTCCTTTAGAAAAACATGAAGCAACTAAAGAGGACAAGCCTGAGCAGCCAACAGAACCTGGGAAAGGTAACTTAGCCTGTATAATCTGGAACTGTTAGTATACAGCAAATAACCAGGCCCTAGTGTAAAATATTATCTGGTTTTAGTCCATTTCCCTATTAGATACTCTACTAAAAAGGACAAATAGCCATTACAGCCTACGGTATATGAGAACTAATTTTATTATCTGCATTATCTGGAACTATTTATTATTTCATGCTTTTGTTGTTGCTATTTTCAGAAATGCATTTGAAAAAACACGAAGAAACAATTGAACCAAAGAGAAAGGAAGAAAAGGTGGAAAAGTTAGAAGAACCCAAGAAAGGTAACTTATCAGATACTGATTGGAGGTATTCTGTGCGGTGgatagtgtcacctaggcagtGCTTCACCATAGTTGAGCCCCACCTACAGTCGGTGATACTATCCACTTGTGAgatgagcagaaagaagacacagatagGTTTTAATTTAAAACTTTTAAACAGGTATAAATCAAATGTGCAGCCTTTTAGCTGCACATACGGCAGTCCGTATGTGCATGGACAGTTAATAACGTCCACTGTTCATGCACAGTGGgctttattttttgacatgtcaattcagcCCAGGCTGAAAATAACGGGCACTTTTTTCATTTAACAGCagccgttctttttttttttttgttaagtacagtgtgtgaacatacccatttCATGATTGAAATTGTTGGTAAAGGAAAGTTAATCTATCGTcactaatatatatttttttccactgTAATCTTTACAGAGAAGCCTGTGAAAAAACCCGAAGAGCCAACAGAACCCAAGAAGATACAGGCAGCACCAGAAGAACACAAGAAAGGTAATGTATCGTTTATTATTAATCATGGGCACAGTTTAGGAAGATCCACTGTATACAAAAAATAAAGGAGAAGCAAAAGACCTGAGAAGAAAAACACTTCAGAACTTGCAAAGAGTGATGACATGAAGATTtagcaatataaggctatgttcacacaatgtcaaaaatgtctgatttcactatttaaaaaaacgtccgtttttacagcaatttaactgacttcaatgcaattgcattgaagtcaatgggaagacggacgtcctatgcacacaatgcatgaacattattttcggacgatttttgcaaatagcggacgttttgtattagttgtatTAGTTGTATTAGTgtattagtaaccccaaactaaaataatgtgcaaacacccgtcattgccctaagggga carries:
- the LOC138795198 gene encoding titin homolog, coding for MKVKFVKKKKTKKEKPKEEIPPTIKEDQQIPKAEESVPVMEGTCGTSRIVPGVIIIMSESFTGQPDSGRAITVDSILKDGLSKEQEEEVLKAARQEPEEEELKVMIPSPSEQEKEKEEEEAAIPLPLPIEHEKEEEKVTVPVVEARIEIEHEKPPPPISEPEREEPEEEKLITVPQPEVVIKEQEIIITPILTELKEEKEKPKLPIFTEIPQEPPSIESIVPEKEEEKLIVVAPEKEEEKLIVVAPEKEEEKLIVVAPEKEEEKLIVVAPEKEEEKLIVVAPEKEEKKLIVVAPKETLTPQEIPSKEPIEPVVPEDKPVEVEIKEVTAMQLEPEPREIIEEEHIIIEQDIVLPQPEICVKELEPEPEEIIEEIEEKETTKVALETEKMAPLVKEEQKTLYAETEQANTLLKILAALQNFQEGIARLGGDLNLSLYPLYDIAAETPIKKHEEELEKPKKALPLKTLKKEKAEKKKAVKKLKEKTEPKKETQVRKEEKKPTKAKKETPVKKQEKLAEPKKETPVKKHEEPAEPKKKHEPAEPKKKLEKPAEPKKKREPAESKKKLEKPAEPKKKHEEPAESKKKLEKPTEPKKKHEELAEPKKKLEKPAEPKKKREDLEEPKKKLEKPAEPKKKLQEPAEPKKKLQEPAEPKTKLEKPAEPKKKPEVPTEPKKTLKEPAEPKKKHKESGEPKKKHEETAEPKKKREEPAEPKKKHEETAEPKKKREEPEEPKKKLEKPAEPKKKLQEPAEPKKKLQEPAEPKTKLEKPAEPKKKPEVPTEPKKTLEEPAEPKKKHKESGEPKKKHEETAEPKKKREEPAEPKKKHEETAEPKKKREEPAEPKKKHEEPAEPKKKHEEPAELKKKHQEPAEPKKKHEEAAEPKKEIPVKKREETEELKRKHELPVESKKDKETQVTKSEEPKKKHELPAEPKKVKRHEDTADLKKTHEKSTETKRKDKQSLEPITKHKEVAEAQKKHEKPYELKKKQDTPTETKKKLVEPAKTKKQHVEPAEPKKKHEELVEPKKQHVEPAEPKKKHVEPAKPKKQHVEPAEPKKKNEELVEPKKEHVEPAEPKKKHKELVEPKKQHVKPAEPKKKHKELIKPKKQHVEPAEPKKKHEELVEPKKQHVEPAEPKKKPVEPAKPKKQHVEPAEPKNKLEELVEPKKEHVEPAEPKKKHKELVEPKKQHVEPAEPKKKHKELIEPKKQHVEPAEPKKKHKELIEPKKQHVEPAEPKKKHEELVEPKKQHVEPAEPKKKHEELVEPKKKHVELVEPKKTQKLEDQKKIHKDLEEPKKKTIESSESKKKQKEPSKLKQKQIEPEGPNKMCLESVETKEKHKEPEEPKMKHEESTDLKKQQKEPEESKIKHKETVEPKKETSAKKPEEPTEPQKRQKLPADHKKGTPIKKHEPTEPKKKIEESTETKKMHDKPTELKKKLETPKEPKKQHEETAELKKKHEESEIPKKKHKETTKLQKKLEESIDTKKRVEQSKEANITHGEPIEPKKKHDKPAESKKKLVEPTASKKYEETTETKKKHDMPTEPKKKHREPRESMKKHEQPSEPEKKHKEPTEPKKKHEEPTEPKKKHEDPTEPQKKHEGPREPKKKHKEPIEPKKEHEEPTEAKKKHEVPTEPKQKHEEPKKAKKTHDELTETQTKQEAPTERINKHEVEKNPKVKHEESKEIKRTVEATSKPKKKHDELAKPKQKLDMPTVTKKKHEEPTEHKKKHDKPEEPKKDIPGEKYEPTEVKKKHEEQTEAKKDTPIQKHEETTEPKKKEVEPTKSKTEHEEPVQPKKKHKEPVDLKKKHEEQVHPKKKHEEPTETKEKHDESAESKKEHEKPIEPKKKHDKPPEHKKKHDKPVESKKKQDSIQEKQPKKKSEGAKEPKQKHDEQIEPQKSDEEPTETKKKHEEPKLFEKKHEETTEPKQKHKEPTETKKKHKPTEPVRKYDESIEPKQKHVETKEIKTTHAKTIETKKKHDEPAESKKEWEETIEPKQKHDKPTETKKKDEAPSQPKKTHQEHTETKKKHDEQTEPKEEHQVLMEPKQKHEEAKIFKKTHAEPIETKKKLEEPAESKNKPVKPIEPKEKHEKPKEPIKSHKQPTEPKQKHEETKEFNRTHAEPIKMKKHDEPAEPKKEHDKPVEFKEKSEEPIDPKKKHEEPIEPKEKHIELVEPKKKHEEPKQHKEIQEAKELKQKHEKPKEPKETYERPTEAKKKHNEPIQPKKEHGEPIEPKQKHEEPIEFKQKHVEPEEFKRTHAMTSETKKHDEPVEPEKEYEDPIEPKKKHEEPTETKKKHEKPKQPEKKHEKLEDSKQKHDKPKEHEKTHDKPTETKKKQEAAESKKEHDQLAKRKLEHKEPIEPKEKHEEPKEHKKTHQELKDTKKKHDETKQQKEKHETKEPKEKYKEAKEPKQKHEEPTETKEKHDEPAKPEKEHEEPKEPKPKHKEVKDFKKTHAKPKETKKKHDEPTKNKKEHEEPIETKQKHKEPIETKKEHDEPAKPKKEHEEPKESKQKLEGPTETKKKHDEPAKSKIGHEEPKEPQQIHEEPIETKKKHDEPAKFKTGHDEPKEPKQKHEEPIETKKKHDGPAKPKKEHEEPIKLKQKYDEPAKSKKEHEEPKEPKPKQEEPIETKKKDDEPAKSKKEHEEPKEPKPKQEEPIETKKKDDEPAKSKKEHEEPKEPKPKLEEPIETKKKDDEPAKSKKEHEEPKEPKPKQEEPIETKKKDDEPAKSKKEHKEAKEPKPKLEEPIETKKKDDEQAKSKKEHEEPKEPKPKQEEPIETKKKDDEPAKSKKEHEEPKEPKPKLEEPIETKKKDDEPAKSKKEHEEPKEPKSKQKEPIETKKKDDEPAKSKKEHEEPKEPKPKQEEPIETRKKDDEPAKSKKEHEEPKEPKPKLEEPIETKKKDDEQAKSKKEHEEPKEPKSKQKETIETKKKDDESAKSKKKHEEPKEPKPKQEEPIETKKKDVEPAKSKKEHEEPKEPKPKLEEPIETKKKGDEPAKSKKEHEEPKEPKSKQEEPTEIKKEHEEPKEPKQKHEGPTETKKKHDEPAQSKTGHDKPKESKQRHEEPIETKKKHDEPAKPKKEHEEPKEPKPKLEEPIETKKKGDEPAKSKKEHEEPKEPKSKQEEPTEIKKEHEEPKEPKQKHEGPTETKKKHDEPAQSKTGHDKPKESKQRHEEPIETKKKHDEPAKPKKEHEEPIELKQKHDEPAKSKMEHKEPKEPKPKHEEPKETNKKDDKPAKSKPGHGEPKESKQKHEEPTETKKEQDEPATPKKAHEKPSEPKQKHEQPKELNKTHAEPTEKKKKHEEPAESKKKYAEPIEPKKKHEELIKLTKTHTELVKPMKPHDEPKPIESKPKEIIQPKKTPEEKKELKTKHELPTELEHASPLEKHEATKEDKPEQPTEPGKEMHLKKHEETIEPKRKEEKVEKLEEPKKEKPVKKPEEPTEPKKIQAAPEEHKKVTPVKKHNDTTETKKKHEKLADLKKEIILEMGEPKQPKEKHEEPKKETPEKEFKEPAVAKKVQQVPAEIKKETLEIAAEKVSKKESPVKIQVTTEERKETTEKKPDKTPEPKQELPIVKVEKEQKPKKEKSTEDTGKKPEQPKTGQEVLKTEEAAREEKPISELGQAEPEEIISEREGSPDYVQSVLRDAFSVVNEYGEDGVQYLQDVLYEHFTTVTQYTGGSPDYVQSVLRDAVSTVNEYGEGYAHVLQNLSYNGLSILTQFGGDWVHFFQDFFQDSLNTLTQYGGEWGQYLQNVSYDVFNTVTLYGEESAQFCHNLFYDGLNKVTQFAEDCAEFFSNLFHDGLDKLTGFGQGLLQYFQDAFYETLEKFNHLKKDLLHNFQSLFYEGLNKFAQFGEDALHYCQCVFYDILNWLNKCREDLYQYVCNLAYEWFDRLTEFGKGLLHYFQSHFDDGLNKFYQFKEDLFQYIGDLFYDGLNKMAQFGGNILQSFQSLFHGMVDKVSNFITETSEYFQSLFYQGLDKFTEFKEGLLDSVQNIFFDGLSGLKQLGEDLLNYVQNFFNNGLQNYGIPFFSTPAHSQEQHSSESPSEESKTRGHGQ